The following proteins are encoded in a genomic region of Candidatus Eisenbacteria bacterium:
- a CDS encoding prepilin-type N-terminal cleavage/methylation domain-containing protein gives MTQLTRIPKRRLSPQAGLTLVETMVAVLVFSIGALALALVIPLGVNRITKTGQQSRASSLASRITEDLLSTSFDDPLLDDGSHTDTNNPYPGSYFVSWSVQDSLPINGCKKILLEVRRGGLTGPVRARTTAVVASSGT, from the coding sequence ATGACCCAACTCACACGGATTCCGAAGCGCCGACTCTCGCCGCAGGCCGGGCTCACGCTGGTCGAGACCATGGTCGCGGTACTGGTGTTCTCGATCGGAGCGCTGGCCCTTGCGCTGGTGATTCCGCTCGGGGTGAACCGCATCACCAAGACCGGCCAGCAGTCTCGTGCATCGTCGCTCGCTTCACGCATCACCGAGGACTTGCTCTCGACTTCGTTCGACGATCCGCTCCTCGACGACGGCAGCCACACCGACACCAACAATCCCTACCCCGGCAGCTACTTCGTGAGCTGGTCGGTCCAGGACAGCCTGCCGATCAACGGCTGCAAGAAGATCCTGCTTGAAGTTCGTCGCGGGGGGCTGACCGGTCCCGTGCGCGCCCGTACCACCGCGGTCGTGGCCTCCTCGGGGACCTGA
- a CDS encoding prepilin-type N-terminal cleavage/methylation domain-containing protein: protein MSSSRGFTLVELMVVLVIAGVLVGFSMPGAMKYRSTMTHVKARQMVREDIISARQSAITRHVPVYVRFGTPPTNTNITSYRIHIDTNGDGAVTTGELNDLRNLPSGTRLSLVSLTPVDTIAFITTGLLRPGTGGGQLIVNSPSSGRTDTLLVSAAGMVYVP from the coding sequence GTGTCCAGTTCGCGCGGCTTCACTCTGGTGGAGCTGATGGTGGTGCTCGTGATCGCAGGAGTCCTGGTCGGCTTCTCGATGCCGGGAGCGATGAAGTATCGAAGCACCATGACCCACGTGAAGGCCCGGCAGATGGTGCGCGAGGACATCATCAGCGCGCGTCAGTCGGCCATCACGCGTCACGTCCCGGTCTACGTCCGGTTCGGTACGCCGCCGACCAACACGAACATCACCTCGTATCGTATTCACATCGACACGAACGGCGATGGCGCCGTCACGACCGGCGAGCTGAACGACCTTCGCAATCTGCCGAGCGGCACGCGGCTGTCGCTGGTCTCGCTCACACCCGTCGACACGATCGCATTCATCACCACCGGCTTGCTGCGCCCCGGAACGGGCGGTGGCCAGCTCATCGTCAACAGCCCCTCTTCGGGCCGCACCGACACGCTGCTCGTCTCGGCGGCGGGAATGGTGTACGTGCCATGA